From Kogia breviceps isolate mKogBre1 chromosome 2, mKogBre1 haplotype 1, whole genome shotgun sequence, one genomic window encodes:
- the ING5 gene encoding inhibitor of growth protein 5 isoform X6 has product MRVGLHGWLVKGAHHVPGSGVGGSTAARGLALACPRDGLGQQEGPSWARAPVTSRPLPSTLPPQRPLQVRLEGRWCGVPGLLAGWGCPHWGVLTSPAASPTAMHPASALEPGVTGADCAAAGTVQRGRASSRTHGADEARSVPESRSTAGEARVRWSEFTDTILSVHPSDVLDMPVDPNEPTYCLCHQVSYGEMIGCDNPDCPIEWFHFACVDLTTKPKGKWFCPRCVQERRKKK; this is encoded by the exons ATGCGCGTGGGGCTCCATGGGTGGCTGGTGAAGGGTGCCCACCACGTCCCGGGGTCCGGAGTCGGGGGCAGCACTGCTGCCCGGGGGCTCGCCCTGGCCTGCCCCAGGGATGGGCTCGGCCAGCAAGAAGGGCCCTCGTGGGCTAGGGCCCCCGTGACCTCCCGGCCgcttccctccaccctcccaccccagaggcCCCTCCAGGTCAGACTGGAGGGGCGGTGGTGTGGGGTCCCAGGCCTGCTTGCTGGCTGGGGGTGTCCTCACTGGGGCGTCCTCACAAGCCCTGCAGCCTCTCCTACTGCCATGCACCCGGCCAGTGCCCTTGAACCCGGGGTGACGGGCGCAGATTGCGCGGCAGCTGGAACTGTGCAGCGTGGTCGAGCCTCAAGCAGAACGCACGGAGCAGACGAGGCGAGGTCTGTGCCAGAGTCGAGAAGCACCGCAGGAGAGGCGCGAGTCCGCTG GTCCGAGTTCACCGATACCATCCTGTCGGTGCATCCCTCTGACGTGCTGGACATGCCCGTGGACCCGAACGAGCCCACCTACTGCCTGTGCCACCAGGTGTCCTACGGGGAGATGATCGGCTGTGACAACCCGGAC TGCCCCATCGAGTGGTTTCACTTCGCCTGTGTGGACCTGACCACGAAGCCCAAAGGAAAGTG GTTCTGTCCACGGTGTGttcaggaaaggagaaagaagaagtaa
- the ING5 gene encoding inhibitor of growth protein 5 isoform X5, which yields MRVGLHGWLVKGAHHVPGSGVGGSTAARGLALACPRDGLGQQEGPSWARAPVTSRPLPSTLPPQRPLQVRLEGRWCGVPGLLAGWGCPHWGVLTSPAASPTAMHPASALEPGVTGADCAAAGTVQRGRASSRTHGADEARSVPESRSTAGEARVRWSEFTDTILSVHPSDVLDMPVDPNEPTYCLCHQVSYGEMIGCDNPDCPIEWFHFACVDLTTKPKGKCHSDSLSEAEMITDANGE from the exons ATGCGCGTGGGGCTCCATGGGTGGCTGGTGAAGGGTGCCCACCACGTCCCGGGGTCCGGAGTCGGGGGCAGCACTGCTGCCCGGGGGCTCGCCCTGGCCTGCCCCAGGGATGGGCTCGGCCAGCAAGAAGGGCCCTCGTGGGCTAGGGCCCCCGTGACCTCCCGGCCgcttccctccaccctcccaccccagaggcCCCTCCAGGTCAGACTGGAGGGGCGGTGGTGTGGGGTCCCAGGCCTGCTTGCTGGCTGGGGGTGTCCTCACTGGGGCGTCCTCACAAGCCCTGCAGCCTCTCCTACTGCCATGCACCCGGCCAGTGCCCTTGAACCCGGGGTGACGGGCGCAGATTGCGCGGCAGCTGGAACTGTGCAGCGTGGTCGAGCCTCAAGCAGAACGCACGGAGCAGACGAGGCGAGGTCTGTGCCAGAGTCGAGAAGCACCGCAGGAGAGGCGCGAGTCCGCTG GTCCGAGTTCACCGATACCATCCTGTCGGTGCATCCCTCTGACGTGCTGGACATGCCCGTGGACCCGAACGAGCCCACCTACTGCCTGTGCCACCAGGTGTCCTACGGGGAGATGATCGGCTGTGACAACCCGGAC TGCCCCATCGAGTGGTTTCACTTCGCCTGTGTGGACCTGACCACGAAGCCCAAAGGAAAGTG CCATTCTGACTCTTTGAGTGAGGCAGAGATGATCACAGATGCAAATGGAGAATGA